In Phoenix dactylifera cultivar Barhee BC4 chromosome 1, palm_55x_up_171113_PBpolish2nd_filt_p, whole genome shotgun sequence, the genomic stretch GTGGAATCCGTACATTTATTGTTCAATGTGTTTGTCAGAGAACATAGAAGTTGGAGAGAAAGATTCACAATAACGGATTCAGCTTTTTGTGGTGCTCATTCTTCAATTCGAAGGAACTGCAGGTCAGATGGATTTTAGACCAATCAACAAAGACAATTGCTCTGATATTTCAAACAAATCTCAAAACTCAAATCATCCAACCTCAAGAGAATCAACATATTTTTTGGATCATCAAGGCCCATAGGTAGACATACGGAAGGCAGGACTTGTGTACGAGGATGATGTACGATCAGATCATGTTTATGTAATATAAAAGGTTCTTTTAGAGAACATTTAAAGGGAAGTAGGTGAAATAGGTTCATACAAGTAAAACTATAGCCCTTTGCCTCTTTAACTGAACAGAAGGACAACAATCCTAAGAGTTTCAAAGATCAAGTTATGAATTCTTCTTAAAGGACTTTGGATCATGattcgccgtaccggtccgaaccgagcGATACGAGGTGTACTGTACCGTATCGGTTCGGTATCCGTATTTGGTACAGATGGTGTACCAACATTCGATATGATGAAAAGATCTCGTACTATACCGTACCGATACAGCGCGGTTTGGTACCGAGacaaccaaccttgctttgGATATTTGGTGAATATGAAGGTGATAAAGGTAACTTTATAGGATAAGGGTAGAAAGATGTGATGATGAGCCATTACACAAAGTATCTTTTCCTAATAAATCCATTCTCAGTCAGTTGATAAATCTGACATTAGAATTGAAATTGCTCCAAaattatgttaaaaaaaaatctctagtGTTATACAGAGCAAGTGCTAACTTATGGATATTGCAGGTGCAGCTTTGTGCAAGACGGTACGTTACCCATTGAATAATACGTAACATATTGGTTAACTGTGGGGATAGGACGAGAATCTTGTAGTAGAAAAGTTAGAGCAATGTTCCACAAGCTGGATGAAGAATATATTGGAAAAATTACAATGTCTATTTTTGTCTACCATGTAATGATCTCTGTTATTCTAGTGCCTTGTTTTAAATAGGTAATAATAAAACAAACTCACCAAGTATCAAGTTTAGTGCAATAATAAATTTGTGAAAATGGAAACAGAGATTTGACAGTTCAAAACACCTATTTCACACATTCTATATAGATAGAGATAGCAATATCAAAGATTAGTCAAACAGAATGTATAATAGTGTATTAATCAAAACTAAGGTTGCCATACTGGTACCGGACCCCGTATCGGTGCCACACTgttagtgtcggtacggtacggtacgcggTACATCTGACGTACTAAAGATCGATACGCCACCGGTACCGGTATTGGTATCGGACTGATACGGTACAGCATGCCATGATCAAAACACAAGTATCAGaaagctgaatatattatgcctGTAAAATCCAAAAAGCAGATCTCAGTGTACAGATTCTGATGGTGTTTGTAAAGCTTAGATGGACTACCAACATTTTCTTTATGCCTACTCTTTATGAGCTTGGTGTTAGaagaggctaaatatattgtCAAATATATGTAAAGATCAGAAAGCACAGCTTGAAATGCATACATAAGGCTAAAGGGTGTGAAGTATTTTCCAAATTCAAGGTGTAAGaagaaaatgttggagaaaCAAACTAAGTAGTTGGATCAACTAAGCAGATGTGAGTCACAAATGGGATATCTGGAACTAACTTTCAGGAAGACACGTCAGTTTCAGGCACAGCATATGCAGAAGATATGTGATTCAACTTCTTGAAAACAAGACTATGGGGTTTCCTGCCCTCTTGCTGACAAAGGTGCAACTGATTTTTAGAGTTCTCTGTATCTAACCCCATAACTAGTTAATGTTATTGATGAGTTCCAAATGAAGACTGATCTGTATACATTTTAGGGGTGGAGTGggtgaagagagaaaaagatggATCGCAATGAAATAGAGCTTACCATTCAAAAAATTATGTACCAGAACCTGACTTCTGCACCCACACTTGTCTCTGCAGATGCAATAGATTACTAAAGTTAATACAaacttttaaatcaaaatgttaGTAGCCCAAGCAAAGTGTCAGAAAAAATCTCATTAATTAAAGATTACCTCATGGGAACCATACCCAGCAGGACCTCCTCTCTTAGAAGGCTTTCCCTCATGATAATTCAGAGAAGCATCAACTTCCTTCACACCATGCACAGGTCCACGGCGCCCAATATATCTATGGGAGCCTACATAAATCATCAAATACTCAAATTACAAACCCAAATCTATATAATGCAGAAATAACATGCAGATTTTAGGTGCAAGAATTAGACTATGGTTCAGCAAAAGCCAACCATTATCTGCAGAAAAAAGACTGATGTGCCCACCTCCAAGAGTTTTAACTTCTGCAGTTTGGTTTGCATTAGACACATGCGCTTTTATTTCTCCAAGACTTGTTGGTATGTCATAGCCAGCAGATGAATTATTAAGACATCCTAAACAAGCAACATCATCATCTCCAGCTTTTACTCTAGCCACTTGTTGAGAAAGAGAGATGCTTTCTGACGAACATGAGGATGAGGACCTCTGTGCAGGTACAGCAGAGGAAGAAAGGGTTTCATCACTAGCATGTGATCCATCTGAACAACGAAGAGGAGCCCAAACAGCACGATCAGGTCTGTCTTTGTTTCTTGTGCGTCTATCATGTTTTTCACTAGTGGATACAAGACCATTGAGATTATTTCCAGCAACCTTATCATCTAGGGAATTTTTGCCTTCATTATCATAAATGGAAGCAAGTGGCGGCTTGCTAGAAATGTGATTCTTCAGCATCGAGCACATATTCGGAGGACGAGGTGGATGCTTGTCTTTATCCAGGTTCACTGTTGGAGTCTGCTGCTCAGACTGGGATGCAGTCACATAAGACTGACAGCTATCCTTGTTAGACAGAATGCTCCCTATAATTCTTCCACGAGCCTCATGTCGCTGATTCTGTTCAAAAGCATATGAACCAGACTTTTTCACTGAACTCACATTCTGCTGCCGTGACGAACCaccagatacctatgtgagcaattcattttgccAGTGAGAAGAACGGGAATAGAAGAGCTAAGCATCACCGATATTCACAAAATTTTCAGTGTTCAGCTGCTTACATGAgtgtcttctctctcttttgctttcaaAAGCAAGATTCTTTTCTTTCCAGCTTCAACACCTCCAGATGATAAAAAAATTAGTTCCACTCAAGCCAGTTAGTGGATATCACACATAAAATGATACATGACTACAAATGATATAGAGCTTAAGAGAAAAAGGAATTATATCAGATCAATCTAACAGGCATTGAAATTTTAAATTCTTCAAGAGAAGAAATGTTTGCCAAATTACAAATGAAATCCTGATATACGATTTAAATAAATAGCTTGCAAGGAAAGTCTGGAGACATACAAATACACACAGAAACAAAGAACCATATAGAATAAGGATGCTACAGTTAAACAATCGTCAATCTAACATGGCCAAAGGAACAAAACATATGACATCAGATTGTAATTTCCACTAATTTTCTCCTGAAGGCTGAAGCATTTTAGAAAAGGACTGTTTAGCAATCCCaaacagcaaatttcaaaatgaatGATTAGGGTATAAGAATCCCTGCAAAAGAATGCTAATAACCTAGCATAATTCTCTCTTGGATGAAGGATTTCCcaagtttttttttggaggggggTTAAGGAAAAGAATCTCTacgttgaaaaaaaataaaaccataCAACAAAACCAGCACCCATATCAAATGGGACCTAGGCAACAATTCATAAAGGAGAGCAGCAGGATATGTTCAAGTGGTAAATACTGCACATGGTCATAATCTGTAATCCAGTAA encodes the following:
- the LOC103716624 gene encoding regulator of nonsense transcripts UPF3-like isoform X1, which gives rise to MVYGPEIAHMKDPLDRTKVVLRRLPPAISQATLMEEIDGRFAGRYKWFCFRPGKNSCSQKNQHHSRAYIDFKRPEDVVEFAEFFDGHVFVNKKGSQFKVHVEYAPSQRIPKTWSKKDVREGTIIKDPEYLEFLEHLAKPAEYLPSAEIQLERREAERAGGQKDMVIVTPLMEFVRQKRVAKSGSQRYSNGKLSRRSGGASSSGSKPSSRRSSEKRRVSTPMFVLRDSTMNISGKDKPTYILVSRKDDQQLLDKSIGVASASSIKVLEEEKGVEAGKKRILLLKAKEREDTHVSGGSSRQQNVSSVKKSGSYAFEQNQRHEARGRIIGSILSNKDSCQSYVTASQSEQQTPTVNLDKDKHPPRPPNMCSMLKNHISSKPPLASIYDNEGKNSLDDKVAGNNLNGLVSTSEKHDRRTRNKDRPDRAVWAPLRCSDGSHASDETLSSSAVPAQRSSSSCSSESISLSQQVARVKAGDDDVACLGCLNNSSAGYDIPTSLGEIKAHVSNANQTAEVKTLGGSHRYIGRRGPVHGVKEVDASLNYHEGKPSKRGGPAGYGSHERQVWVQKSGSGT
- the LOC103716624 gene encoding regulator of nonsense transcripts UPF3-like isoform X2, translated to MVYGPEIAHMKDPLDRTKVVLRRLPPAISQATLMEEIDGRFAGRYKWFCFRPGKNSQKNQHHSRAYIDFKRPEDVVEFAEFFDGHVFVNKKGSQFKVHVEYAPSQRIPKTWSKKDVREGTIIKDPEYLEFLEHLAKPAEYLPSAEIQLERREAERAGGQKDMVIVTPLMEFVRQKRVAKSGSQRYSNGKLSRRSGGASSSGSKPSSRRSSEKRRVSTPMFVLRDSTMNISGKDKPTYILVSRKDDQQLLDKSIGVASASSIKVLEEEKGVEAGKKRILLLKAKEREDTHVSGGSSRQQNVSSVKKSGSYAFEQNQRHEARGRIIGSILSNKDSCQSYVTASQSEQQTPTVNLDKDKHPPRPPNMCSMLKNHISSKPPLASIYDNEGKNSLDDKVAGNNLNGLVSTSEKHDRRTRNKDRPDRAVWAPLRCSDGSHASDETLSSSAVPAQRSSSSCSSESISLSQQVARVKAGDDDVACLGCLNNSSAGYDIPTSLGEIKAHVSNANQTAEVKTLGGSHRYIGRRGPVHGVKEVDASLNYHEGKPSKRGGPAGYGSHERQVWVQKSGSGT
- the LOC103716624 gene encoding regulator of nonsense transcripts UPF3-like isoform X3, translating into MVYGPEIAHMKDPLDRTKVVLRRLPPAISQATLMEEIDGRFAGRYKWFCFRPGKNSCSQKNQHHSRAYIDFKRPEDVVEFAEFFDGHVFVNKKGSQFKVHVEYAPSQRIPKTWSKKDVREGTIIKDPEYLEFLEHLAKPAEYLPSAEIQLERREAERAGGQKDMVIVTPLMEFVRQKRVAKSGSQRYSNGKLSRRSGGASSSGSKPSSRRSSEKRRVSTPMFVLRDSTMNISGKDKPTYILVSRKDDQQLLDKSIGVASASSIKVLEEEKAGKKRILLLKAKEREDTHVSGGSSRQQNVSSVKKSGSYAFEQNQRHEARGRIIGSILSNKDSCQSYVTASQSEQQTPTVNLDKDKHPPRPPNMCSMLKNHISSKPPLASIYDNEGKNSLDDKVAGNNLNGLVSTSEKHDRRTRNKDRPDRAVWAPLRCSDGSHASDETLSSSAVPAQRSSSSCSSESISLSQQVARVKAGDDDVACLGCLNNSSAGYDIPTSLGEIKAHVSNANQTAEVKTLGGSHRYIGRRGPVHGVKEVDASLNYHEGKPSKRGGPAGYGSHERQVWVQKSGSGT